AATGTTTATTATGTCCCTAACgtaaaaatgaatatattaagtTTGGGACAACTCTTAGAAAAGGGCTATAGGATGAACATGGAAAACCTTAGTCTTTTCATAAGAGATAGGAGAGGAAAACTAATTGCCAAAGTGCCAATGACGGGAAATAGGATGTTCTATCTGAACATTCAAAATGACATCGCGAGATGTCTGACTGCTTGTGTGAAAGACTCGTCATGGCTCTGGCATCTTAGATATGGACATCTAAATTTTGGAGGATTAAAGTTACTGTCCAAACAAAATATGGTTAGAGGTTTGCCAAGAATAGACCACCCGGATCAATTGTGCGAAGGATGTTTACTTGGAAAACATTTCAGAAAAAGTTTTCCTAAGGAAACACTGACGAGAGCCACAAAGCCACTGGAGTTAGTTCACACGGACGTTTGTGGACCAATAAAGCCAAGCTCGTATGGTGGAAATAACTATTTCCTCATATTTGTCGACGATTTTAGTCGAAAAACATGGGTTTATTTCTTGAAACAAAAATCGGAGGTTTTCTCCAATTTCAAGAAATTTAAATCCATTGTGGAGAAAGAAAGCGGCTTCGAAATTGTGTCTATGAGATCAGATAGAGGAGGTGAATTTACCTCGAAGGAGTTCGAGTCTTACTGTGAAGACAATGGAATCCGTCGGCCTCTTACGGTTccatatacacctcaacaaaatggagttgccgAAAGGAGAAACAGGACAATTCTCAATATGGCTCGGAGTATGTTGAAGACAAAGAGAGTGCCCAGGGAGTTTTGGGCAGAAGCAGTTGACTGTGCGGTTTACCTGATAAACCGATGTCCCACAAAAAGCGTGTGGAACATGACTCCTTTAGAAGCATGGAGCGGAGTGAAACCCGGCGTCTCACACTTACGAGTATTCGGAAGTATCGCATATGCTCATGTGCCGAACCAGCTGAGAACGAAGCTGGATGACAGGAGTGCCAAGTACATATTTATCGGTTATGACTCTCGGTCCAAGGGATACAAGTTGTACGATCCAATCAATAGAAAGGTCATCACAAGCAGAGATGTGGAGTTCGATGAAGAAGGCATCTGGGACTTCGGTGTTCAAGAAAAGGATTACAATTTTCTCCCtatcgtagaagaagaagaacaacaaccaccGGTACCAGAATCTCCAGCTAATACACCACCTCCGTCTCCTTCAGCGTTGCACCAAAATGATCCATCATCAGCAGATGAAAGCTCAAGCGAGAGGCCCTTACGGACGAGGAGTTTAAATGATATCTACGGAGACAATATATCTCTCTTTTGTCTCTTTGCAGATAGTGAACCAATAACTTTTGACGAAGCCGTGGAAAGTGAAAAATGGAGAAAGGCGATGAATGAAGAAATTAAGGCTATTGAGAAGAATAGCACCTGGGAGCTTGTAACACTTCCGAAAGGACAAAGAGCAATTGGAGTAAAGTGGGtgtacaaagccaagaaaaacgcAAAAGGGGAGGTTGAAAGATACAAGGCAAGATTGGTATAAAAGGATATAACCAAAGAGAGGGCATCGACTATGATGAGGTATTTGCTCCTGTTGCTCGTCTTGAAACTATAAGATTAATTATCTCTCTAGCTGCCCAGAATAGATGGAAAGTCCATCAAATGGACGTCAAGTCTGCCTTTCTAAATGGGCATCTTGAAGAGACGGTATACGTCGAGCAGCCGCCGGGGtacgaagtaaaaggacaagaaaaTAAAGTCCTGAAGTTGAAAAAGGCTTTATACGGCCTAAAACAAGCGCCGAGAGCATGGTATAGCAGAATCGACAAGTACTTCCAAGAAAATAATTTTAAGAAATGCCCGCATGAACATGCTCTCTATGTGAAGGTGGATGAAAAGGGAAATATGTTGCTCGTCTGcctatatgtggatgatttgatcttTACCGGCAATAATCCTACAATGTTCGAGGAGTTCAAGAAAACGATGACGAGAGAATTTGAGATGACGGACATTGGTCTTATGTCATACTATCTCGGGCTTGaagtaaaacaacaagaaaatggaATATTTATATCTCAAGAAGGATATGCGAAGGAAATCCTTAAGAGATTTAAAATGGAGGAGTGTAATCCGGCAATTACTCCCGTGGAATGCGGAATCAAGCTATCAAAGATCGATGAAGGAGAGAAGGTCAATCCGACTCTTTACAAGAGCCTTGTTGGAAGCTTGAGATACTTAACTTGTACAAGGCCAGATATTCTCTACGGAGTAGGACTAATCAGTCGCTACATGGAAGCACCTACGGTTAcccatatgaagactgccaagagaATTCTGCGCTACTTAAAAGGTACGCTTGATTTCGGTTTATTTTACTCGTCGTCAGACAAGTACAAACTCGTTGGATACAGCGACAGTGATTGGGCCGGAGATTTAGATGAAAGGAAAAGTACTACTGGTTTTGTATTTTTCCTCGGAGATACAGGCTTCACTTGGAGTTCGAAGAAGCAACCGATCGTCACGCTCTCCACTTGCGAAGCTGAGTACGTCGCAGCAGCATCGTGTGTTTGTCACGCGATATGGCTAAGGAGTTTAATGAATGAACTTAAAATGGAGCAGGAAGAACCGACTACAGTATTTGTGGACAACAAGTCAGCAATAGCTTTAGCAAAGAATCCAGTGTTCCACGACCGCAGCAAGCACATCGACACACGGTACCATTTTATCCGAGAGTGCATATCGGAGAATAAGGTACAACTGAAATATACAAAGTCTCAAGACCAAGTTGCGGACATATTCACGAAACCTCTAAAGCACGAGGTCTTCGTCAGATTGCGAGAAATTCTTGGAGTTACTTCAAATCAAGTTTAAGGGCGGCTGTTAAAATTATAAACTTGATTTTagaagtgtctagaattatctAGGCCCAACTAGTCTATTGTAGATTAGTCCACAATACTCTAGCCCATCTAGAGGCTTCATGGCTATAAGGGCCCAAGCTTACTAGAATATTCATGAATGTACAAAAGGTTCTAAACTATCTAGAAATATCTAGCACATGTTGTAGTTAGTTGGGATAGATATTTCTCTAGGGAGTTCTAGAGAATTCTtaggttggctataaatagggagGTAGTGCAACCAAGTGAAGGTGTAATTGAGTGAAAAACAAAGTTAGTGGTAAGGTGAGAATTAAAGGGAGTGTGTGTAAGAAGTAAGGTCTTGTACCACCAAACAAAGTTTTGAGAgcaataaaatttcatttctctTAAACCACAGTTGAGTGTCTGTGAGCCCAttctcaaatcattttcaatacccatttagcccattaactccaaaatcatttccaacaGGGTTCTCATATTGCGGTCCAACAGATTTTATGGTCCCTGGGGTTGGGGGAATCAAGAAACTAAGTGTAACTTCAGGTAGTCTACCCAAAGAGTGCTTTTCAAGTTGGAAGTCCATGATGGTAAGCCAAGTAGAAACAGAATGGAAGGACCACGATCCGATATTAGGAGGTAACAAAGAGTGGAAATTACAAGCAAAGGACGAGACATGGAACTGGATAAAATCCGAAGAATTATTAAATAATGAATCTGTTGGAGAGATTCCGGAAATCATTGGAAATTTCACATTTCTTTACACTCTGAATTTCTCAAGAAATGCTCTCACAGGCCCAATCCCAAAGGCTTTCGGGAATCTTACACATCTTGAATCATTAGACCTCTCGCACAACAAGTTGACCGGAGAGATTCCACTTGAACTGGGACGATTGTCATTCCTTTCATATTTTAATCTCTCTTTCAACAAACTAGAGGGGAAAATCCCATCGGGCGGTCAGTTTGAAACTTTCCAGCCAAGTTCTTTTGAAGGGAATGTCGGCTTGTGCGGTAATCCCTTGCCAAAAGGCTGCAACAATACTAGCGCTGAATCACCATCAAATACGTCGAACTCTAAGGGTGGGGAGATTTCTGTGGATGAGTTTGATTGGGTTCTATTTGTGGTGTCATCTCTGGGTTTTGTTGTGGGTGCAGGTATAGTTATTGGACCTCAATATTTAAAGGGAGAGAGTGGGCTAACGGCCGCATCAACAGAATTCTGAAGATCACCTGaaatgaaataatgtttttttttatgcaaGGAGATGATGTAATATTAAGAACTATTGTATTGGTAGCAAATAACTTCAAGGTGCTCTGATAACATTTTGTATGCTACCAATCCGACGATGATTACTGCCACCAGATGCTCTTGGAACACTACTCATACTCTGAGCTTTCCGGCTCCATCTGCGACCTTTCGACTACCGGCATTCCATAACCACTCTTCAGCCCGACTCCCAGTAGctccaccttgctctgataccattttgtATGACCCCTACGGACCGCCGCACCCACTCCGAGCATGGCTACATAGCACCGATAatgtccccacttgaccaccttgagGTTAGGTGTGGGGTTTTATCTAAAAGACATCGGTGCTATGTAGGGAGAATGTCTAGCTTATATATCACCATATGGAACTTGTCTTTTTCCATATGGGACTATCTTTAGCTACCCCATGTGTGTATTGAGTCATacaactccaacaatctccacttTAGCGGGAACACACACCACCTCGATCGCCACCTCCGTATGCTACCAATCGAACAATGATTACTGCCACTGGATGCTCTTGGAACACTACTCATACTTTTAGCTTCCCGGCTCCATCTGCGACCTTCCGACTACCGTCATTCCATAACCACTCTTCAGTCCGACTCCCAGTAGatccaccttgctctgataccattttgtAGGACCCCTACGGACCGCCGCACCCACTTCGGGCACGGCCACATAGCACCAATACTGTCTCCACTTGACCACCTTGAGGTTAggtgtgggtttttaatccaaaaGGCCTCGGTGCCATGTAGGGATGAAACTTGTTTTCCTCCATGTGGGACTATTTTTAGCTACTCCATGTGTCACTCACATGTGTGTATTGAGTCATACAACTCCAACGGTATTGATAgcaaataaattcataaactAAATATATGGTTTACCTTTTATGCCAAGTTTGCCTAGTATGTCCGCAACTACAAGTTTTTGAGTGAACAAACGGAAAAACCATTGATAAAAACATTATttagagagaaaataaaatttgttagATTGGGTATACAAAAACCAATTGGGGGTATAGGTGATTAGACAAAATATGATAATTAGGAAGTAAAATCCAAAACTCCTCGACTATATATCTTTCATAATGGTAAATTTATTCCTGATTAATTAGCACTAACCTGTTGAATTAGTTACGTTATTATTGTTAGATTAAATTTCTTAAGTAAACATTCTGATTATTGTTTTTGTTGGATTCAACTTATGAATCATGttaagaaaaaatttaaaaagattttgatttctgagaattttataaagaaaataaattagtcTAGTCAAACACTTCTCAAAATCGAATTGAACTCGGTTTTACTGGTTTAATTCttcaaatgaaaagaaaaaagaatttagAGATTCGGAACTCACTTCATGAAAATTCGTCATGGTCGACTGCACAAAAACATGTCGGACAGACTTAGTCATCGTGATCGTATTACCAG
The nucleotide sequence above comes from Papaver somniferum cultivar HN1 unplaced genomic scaffold, ASM357369v1 unplaced-scaffold_115, whole genome shotgun sequence. Encoded proteins:
- the LOC113329145 gene encoding receptor-like protein 19; translation: MVPGVGGIKKLSVTSGSLPKECFSSWKSMMVSQVETEWKDHDPILGGNKEWKLQAKDETWNWIKSEELLNNESVGEIPEIIGNFTFLYTLNFSRNALTGPIPKAFGNLTHLESLDLSHNKLTGEIPLELGRLSFLSYFNLSFNKLEGKIPSGGQFETFQPSSFEGNVGLCGNPLPKGCNNTSAESPSNTSNSKGGEISVDEFDWVLFVVSSLGFVVGAGIVIGPQYLKGESGLTAASTEF